One Patescibacteria group bacterium genomic window carries:
- a CDS encoding SPFH domain-containing protein gives MPKRLKKIVDQATEPWGIDVPEIKIQDIELPAEIKRALAKQAEAERERRAVIIKAEGELKASENLSAAAAKLASMPGGLTLRTLKTIEQINPDPSKTVIFALPIEIIEALKKNW, from the coding sequence TTGCCGAAGAGATTAAAAAAAATTGTTGACCAAGCCACTGAGCCTTGGGGAATTGATGTACCGGAAATTAAAATTCAAGACATTGAACTACCGGCCGAAATAAAAAGAGCCTTGGCAAAGCAAGCCGAGGCGGAAAGAGAAAGACGGGCGGTAATTATTAAAGCCGAAGGTGAATTAAAAGCTTCAGAAAATTTATCGGCAGCAGCGGCAAAATTAGCTAGTATGCCTGGCGGCTTAACTTTAAGAACTTTAAAAACGATTGAACAGATTAATCCCGATCCTTCAAAAACTGTTATTTTCGCTTTACCGATAGAAATTATTGAAGCCTTGAAAAAAAATTGGTAG
- a CDS encoding lamin tail domain-containing protein codes for MIKEAMKKILSWFLSGVLIFSGFFVVLEKPVRAEWANYVVISEFATRGSTSAYDEFVELYNPTENIVDISGWKLQYWGGSTWTTKLTIPSGTKILPHRYYLMSSSSQYFTTTVSDLTHNSYLALADGTAGDPRGIRIITADNMVIDTIIYEADGGTDNSLAEGGKTAPAPNYRANTYNRSVERKPGGESGNGQDTNINGHDFFVRDQRDPTNSQALPRPPIEQPPSSQPQCGNGTCETGESSENCPQDCQLNQPVCGNNLKEEKEECDKTDLAGQTCMTLGFVSGTLSCNNNCTFNTSQCTSGGSYPPPIVEQVKPGDIAINEFVSDPVDGEEEWIELYNNTDKEIDLTNWQIEEGSGVRTTLSGTISSKSFFVVEKIKGYLNNSGDIIILRGANGRIIDQVVYGSWDDGNREDNAPATKDPNSVARVVDGQDTDRDYLDFKISTLPTKNAPNKFEEEKEYPFGVIFNELLPNPKGDDSENEFIELKNLNDFEVNLENWRLEDASGTKFVISSQKLSSTKIPGRGFFILWRRDSKIALNNSGSERVKLYQPNDNLVDEISYSGTVAEDIAYAKEETKNWFLTTQPTPGQENIIKKVNQKPKAVISAPNKALVNEEIIFDASDSYDPDGDGLTYLWDFGDQTRSNEVVAKHFYKKTGKFNVKLEVKDSLGESEVVKLSLEILPNEKKFSYSPLEAEIFISEFLPNPKGRDEAEWIEIFNNGDREVDLSGWFLDDMDGGSKPYQIKEGIKILPGEHLLFERKETKIALNNNFDSVRILDPEGNLFFEVTYEKPKEGFSYALDENSEWRWTSLLTPGQKNLFSSEEEIKTKKSSAKIAGEGEKFLETPLSEVRNQEIGDLVKTQGIVSVEPGILGKQIFYLAGSGIQIYSYQKDFPSLKLGDQIEVRGELAEYKNETRIKIASKDDIKILESKTPPEPKKVKTGEVDESLEGNLVLIEGQLIESRTNYFYLDDGSGEVKVYLKATAGLKKPKMKEGNWLRVIGIVGQYGEEYRLYPRYQSDLEIIQKPEEDVVLTTASLSETKPLFERINPFSKSSQSEKIKYLSLSALTLLIILISLLLRSRRKKY; via the coding sequence TAACAATTCCGTCTGGAACAAAAATTTTACCCCACCGGTATTATTTAATGTCTTCTTCGTCTCAATATTTTACTACCACAGTTTCTGATCTAACCCATAATTCATATTTGGCTCTGGCTGATGGCACAGCAGGAGATCCGCGAGGGATCAGAATAATTACTGCTGATAATATGGTAATAGATACAATAATATACGAAGCGGACGGCGGAACTGATAATTCCCTTGCGGAGGGTGGGAAGACAGCTCCTGCCCCTAATTATCGTGCCAACACTTATAACAGAAGCGTAGAAAGAAAGCCTGGTGGAGAAAGTGGCAACGGACAAGATACAAATATCAATGGTCATGATTTTTTTGTAAGAGATCAAAGGGACCCAACGAACTCTCAAGCCTTACCTCGACCACCAATTGAGCAACCACCGTCGTCGCAACCGCAATGCGGAAACGGTACCTGTGAAACAGGAGAAAGTTCAGAAAACTGTCCCCAAGATTGTCAGTTAAATCAACCAGTTTGCGGTAATAATCTTAAAGAAGAAAAGGAAGAATGTGACAAGACTGATTTGGCCGGCCAAACTTGTATGACGCTCGGCTTTGTGAGTGGCACTTTAAGCTGTAATAATAATTGTACTTTTAATACCTCTCAATGTACTTCTGGCGGTAGCTATCCACCGCCGATAGTTGAACAAGTCAAGCCAGGCGATATTGCTATTAATGAATTTGTTTCTGATCCGGTTGATGGTGAAGAGGAGTGGATTGAGCTCTATAATAACACTGACAAAGAAATTGATTTAACAAATTGGCAAATTGAAGAAGGATCGGGGGTACGAACAACTTTGTCCGGCACAATTAGTTCAAAGAGTTTTTTTGTTGTTGAAAAAATTAAAGGTTATTTAAACAACTCAGGTGACATTATTATTTTAAGAGGGGCCAATGGTCGAATTATTGATCAAGTTGTTTATGGCAGTTGGGATGATGGCAATAGAGAAGATAATGCGCCAGCAACCAAAGACCCAAATTCGGTAGCGCGAGTGGTCGATGGTCAAGATACGGATCGTGACTATTTAGATTTCAAAATTTCCACTTTACCAACAAAAAATGCACCTAATAAATTTGAAGAAGAGAAAGAATATCCTTTTGGTGTAATTTTTAACGAACTTTTACCAAATCCTAAGGGCGATGATTCGGAAAATGAATTTATTGAATTAAAAAATCTCAATGATTTTGAAGTTAATTTAGAAAATTGGCGATTAGAAGACGCCAGTGGGACAAAATTTGTTATTTCTTCACAAAAATTATCTTCGACGAAAATTCCAGGACGTGGCTTTTTTATCCTTTGGCGTCGGGATTCAAAAATCGCTTTAAATAATTCTGGCAGTGAAAGAGTAAAACTCTATCAACCAAATGATAATTTAGTTGATGAAATCAGCTACAGCGGGACAGTTGCTGAAGACATTGCCTATGCCAAAGAGGAAACAAAAAATTGGTTTTTGACTACACAACCAACACCAGGACAAGAGAATATTATTAAGAAGGTTAATCAGAAACCAAAGGCGGTAATCTCGGCACCGAATAAAGCCTTGGTCAACGAAGAAATAATTTTTGATGCTTCTGATTCTTACGATCCAGATGGTGATGGTTTAACTTATCTTTGGGATTTTGGTGACCAGACAAGGAGTAACGAGGTGGTGGCTAAACATTTTTATAAAAAAACAGGCAAATTTAATGTCAAACTTGAAGTTAAGGACAGTCTTGGCGAAAGCGAGGTGGTGAAATTAAGTCTTGAAATTTTACCTAACGAAAAAAAATTTTCTTATAGTCCACTTGAGGCAGAAATTTTTATCAGCGAATTTTTACCTAATCCAAAAGGGAGAGACGAGGCAGAATGGATAGAAATTTTTAATAATGGCGACAGAGAAGTCGATTTGTCGGGTTGGTTTTTAGATGACATGGATGGGGGAAGTAAACCGTATCAAATAAAAGAAGGGATAAAAATTTTGCCAGGTGAACATTTACTTTTTGAACGCAAAGAGACAAAAATTGCTTTAAATAATAATTTTGATTCTGTCAGAATTTTAGATCCAGAAGGAAATTTATTTTTTGAAGTCACCTACGAAAAACCAAAAGAAGGGTTTTCTTATGCTTTAGATGAAAATAGTGAATGGCGGTGGACATCGCTTTTAACCCCTGGTCAGAAAAATTTATTTAGTAGTGAAGAAGAGATAAAAACAAAAAAGTCTTCAGCTAAAATAGCTGGCGAAGGGGAAAAATTTTTAGAAACTCCTTTATCAGAAGTAAGAAATCAAGAGATTGGTGATTTAGTTAAAACCCAAGGTATTGTTTCGGTTGAACCTGGTATTTTAGGAAAACAAATTTTTTATCTGGCTGGCTCAGGAATCCAAATTTATTCTTATCAGAAAGATTTTCCTTCTCTTAAACTCGGTGATCAAATTGAAGTAAGAGGTGAATTGGCCGAATATAAAAACGAAACGAGAATTAAAATTGCTTCCAAAGATGACATTAAAATTTTGGAAAGTAAAACTCCGCCCGAGCCAAAAAAAGTTAAAACTGGCGAGGTTGACGAAAGTTTAGAAGGAAATCTGGTGCTTATTGAAGGACAGTTAATCGAATCGAGAACGAATTATTTTTATTTAGATGATGGCTCCGGCGAAGTTAAAGTTTATCTCAAAGCAACAGCCGGTCTTAAAAAACCAAAAATGAAAGAAGGTAATTGGCTAAGGGTTATTGGCATTGTTGGACAGTATGGCGAAGAATATCGACTTTATCCACGCTATCAAAGTGATTTAGAAATAATTCAAAAACCAGAGGAAGATGTGGTGCTGACAACCGCTTCATTATCTGAAACGAAACCTCTTTTTGAAAGAATTAATCCTTTTTCAAAAAGCAGCCAATCAGAAAAAATCAAATATCTTTCTTTAAGTGCTTTAACTTTGTTGATTATTTTAATTAGTCTTTTACTTCGAAGTCGAAGAAAAAAATATTGA
- a CDS encoding SPFH domain-containing protein has protein sequence MAGLRVVQQYERGVVLTLGRYSSTRLPGLNWILVGIQKMIKVDVRVRTIDIPRQEVITSDNVTVGINAVVFVRVERAEDAVLKVQDHVYVISQYALGALRDVIGGVELDVLLTQRERIAEEIKKNC, from the coding sequence TTGGCTGGTTTGCGAGTCGTTCAACAATACGAAAGGGGTGTTGTTTTAACTCTTGGCCGTTATTCTTCAACTCGTTTGCCGGGGCTAAATTGGATTCTGGTTGGTATTCAAAAAATGATCAAGGTTGATGTCCGAGTCAGAACTATTGATATTCCTAGACAGGAAGTCATTACTTCTGATAATGTCACTGTTGGTATTAACGCCGTAGTTTTTGTTAGAGTAGAACGAGCCGAAGATGCGGTTTTAAAAGTTCAGGACCATGTCTATGTCATTTCTCAATATGCCTTAGGTGCCTTGCGTGATGTCATTGGTGGCGTAGAACTTGATGTTTTATTAACCCAAAGAGAGAGAATTGCCGAAGAGATTAAAAAAAATTGTTGA